In Arthrobacter sp. MN05-02, one genomic interval encodes:
- a CDS encoding aspartokinase, with translation MSLIVQKFGGSSVADADGIKRVARRVVETQAAGHHVVVVVSAMGDSTDELLDLAGQVSPASSDAREMDMLLSAGERISMALLAMAIHGIGASAQSFTGSQAGMITDAIHGKARIIDVSPHRIRTAIEKGDIAIVAGFQGMSRDSNDITTLGRGGSDTTAVALAAALDADVCEIYTDVDGVYTADPRVVPSAQKIDTISSEEMLEMAASGAKILHLRCVEYARRFGVPLHVRSSFSHNEGTWVLPSPDDQIKIQEGEPLEQPIISGVAHDRSEAKVTVVGVPDIPGKAAEIFGIVAGANTNIDMIVQNVSTHGSGHTDISFTLPIVDGAEALAALAEAQERVGFETVDYNEKIGKLSLIGAGMRSNPGVSYRFFRALSDAGVNIDMISTSEIRISVVTGAELLDTAVRAVHAAFELDGEATATVYAGTGR, from the coding sequence ATGAGCCTCATAGTGCAGAAATTCGGCGGATCGTCGGTTGCCGACGCCGATGGCATCAAACGCGTGGCGCGGCGCGTCGTCGAGACGCAGGCGGCGGGGCACCACGTGGTGGTCGTCGTCTCCGCGATGGGCGACAGCACGGACGAGTTGCTGGACCTCGCCGGCCAGGTGAGTCCCGCGTCGTCGGATGCGCGCGAGATGGACATGCTCCTGAGCGCGGGCGAACGCATCTCCATGGCACTGCTCGCGATGGCCATCCACGGCATCGGAGCGTCCGCCCAGTCCTTCACCGGCAGCCAGGCGGGCATGATCACCGACGCCATCCACGGCAAGGCCCGCATCATCGACGTCTCCCCGCACCGCATCCGGACCGCCATCGAGAAGGGCGACATCGCGATCGTGGCCGGCTTCCAGGGGATGAGCCGCGACAGCAACGACATCACGACCCTCGGTCGCGGCGGCTCCGACACCACCGCCGTCGCGCTCGCGGCAGCGCTCGACGCCGACGTCTGCGAGATCTACACGGATGTCGACGGCGTCTACACCGCCGATCCGCGCGTGGTCCCGTCGGCGCAGAAGATCGACACCATCTCGAGCGAGGAGATGCTGGAGATGGCCGCGTCCGGTGCCAAGATCCTGCACCTGCGCTGCGTCGAGTACGCCCGGCGCTTCGGCGTGCCCCTCCACGTCCGCTCCTCCTTCAGCCACAACGAGGGCACGTGGGTCCTGCCCAGCCCCGACGACCAGATCAAGATTCAAGAGGGAGAACCCTTGGAACAGCCCATCATCTCCGGTGTCGCCCACGACCGCTCCGAAGCGAAGGTCACCGTGGTCGGTGTCCCCGACATTCCCGGTAAGGCCGCGGAGATCTTCGGGATCGTCGCCGGCGCCAACACGAATATCGACATGATCGTGCAGAACGTGTCGACCCACGGCTCGGGGCACACCGACATCTCCTTCACCCTGCCGATCGTCGACGGCGCCGAGGCCCTCGCCGCGCTGGCGGAGGCCCAGGAGCGCGTGGGCTTCGAGACCGTCGACTACAACGAGAAGATCGGCAAGCTCTCGCTGATCGGCGCCGGCATGCGTTCGAACCCGGGGGTCTCCTACCGGTTCTTCCGCGCACTGTCCGACGCCGGGGTGAACATCGACATGATCTCGACGTCGGAGATCCGGATCTCCGTGGTGACGGGGGCGGAACTGCTCGACACCGCGGTCCGCGCGGTGCACGCGGCCTTCGAGCTCGACGGCGAGGCCACGGCGACCGTCTACGCCGGCACCGGGCGCTAG